A segment of the Peptoclostridium acidaminophilum DSM 3953 genome:
TTTCAGAAGCGATCTCCTCAGAGTAGTTCTTCCTTGTTGTAAAATCCTTGCCAAGGAAAACCTCATCCGAAGCCTCTCCGAAAGTCATGGAGCCTAGTTTTTCGCTCATGCCATACTTTGTTACCATAGCGCGCGCTATGTGGCTTACCCTTTCAAGGTCGTTTTGCGCCCCTGTGGATATATCCTTGAGCACAAGCTTTTCGGCTACTCTTCCTCCAAGCAGGTGTATAAGCTGCTCTTCCATCTCACGCTTTGTGGCGTAGTATTTCTCCTCTTTCGGAAGTATCATAGTGAAACCGCCGGCTCTTCCTCTTGGTATTATAGTAACCTGGTGCACAGGGTCCGTATCAGGAAGCAGCGTTGCAACTACAGCATGCCCTGCCTCATGATAAGCCGTAAGCCTTCTTTCCCTTTCGCTTATGACTCTCGACTTTTTCGCCGGTCCGGCAATAACTTTCGTTATAGCCTCTTCTATGGTGTCCATCTTTATGTGCTTTTCCTTTTTTCTTGCCGTAAGCAACGCAGCCTCGTTCATGAGGTTTTCTATGTCTGCAGGCGTAAAACCAGGCGTTCTTCTCGCAAGCACTTTAAGATCCACATCGTCTGCAAGTGGCTTGTGCTTTGAGTGAACCCTGAGTATGGCCTCTCGTCCCTTTATGTCTGGAACACCTACAACTACCTGCCTGTCGAATCTTCCCGGACGAAGCAGAGCGGGGTCAAGTATGTCAGGCCTGTTTGTGGCCGCCATTATTATGATTCCCTCATTTATTCCAAAGCCGTCCATTTCGACGAGCAGCTGGTTGAGCGTCTGCTCCCTCTCGTCATGGCCTCCGCCAAGGCCTGCTCCCCTTCTTCTTCCCACAGCGTCAATCTCGTCTATGAAAACTATGCAAGGAGCGCTCTTTTTCGCCTGCTCGAAAAGGTCTCTTACGCGCGATGCTCCCACTCCGACGAACATCTCCACGAAGTCAGAGCCGCTTATGCTAAAAAACGGAACTCCTGCCTCTCCTGCGACAGCCTTTGTAAGGTAAGTCTTTCCTGTTCCCGGAGGTCCCACAAGAAGAAGTCCCTTAGGTATTCTCGCGCCAAGCTCAGTATACTTTTTGGGATTCTTGAGGAAGTCAACAACCTCCTGGAGTTCTTCTTTTTCCTCATCCAGCCCTGCAACATCGTTGAATGTAACCTTGCTCTTTTCATTCTCCTTGTGAAGCTTGGCTCTTGATTTCCCAAAATTCATGACTCTGTTTCCGCCGCCTTGTGACTGCTGCATGAATACAAACCAGAAAACCACGAATATCAGTATCATGAATACCGACGGAAGAATCTCAAAGAACCACGGAGTGCCCGGTTCCGGTTCTCCGCTCACAACAAGCTTTCCACCTGAAGCCTGCTTTAGTATTATCTGCGAAAGCTGCTCCTTGCTCACTGCATAAGGAATATATGATGTGAACTTCTGGCCTGTTGCTTTTACTGTTCCCTGTATCTGTTCGTTAGTAAATGTAATTTCTCCAATTTGTTCTTTTTCAAGCATTTGGTATACTTTAGAAAACTTCATGTCTACAACTTCTTCTGCCGGCTTGCCAAAGAACTGGACTACCGAAACTATTATTATAAATATGAGCAAATAGAAACTTGCTCCCTTAAAAAATTTCTGCAAAATGGATCCTCCTCCCTAAATATATACCTGTAATTGTACCATAAAAATTTTTTTAATTCAATATTTTCCAATTCCAGATTAGAGCTCTGTGAATGTCACCTTGAGCAGCCTCTTTGTATGCGCATCAACTCTGTAGGCTTCGCTCAGCCTGTATCCCATCACCCACATGACCCCATTTTCGTCTCTTAGCACAGGTATATAGTCTCGTTTTTCTCTTTCTATCTTAAGGTCTATAAAAAGATCCTTCAGCTTCTTGGTTCCGCCAAGTCCTATAGGCCTTATCCTGTCGCCTTCCATTCTGCTTGTTATGGACAGCTTGCCCTTTACCTTGTCAAAGTCAAAATATGCCGTGTGCCTGTCCCTTTCGATATGCAAAGAGTCTCCTTTGTCTATTATCTTTGTCTGCACACGCACCCCGATTTCTTCTATTCTCACGCTGCCTTCGCTTTCCAGGTCATAATGAAAACTCATTTTCTCTGCGTTCGAGTCTGGCGCTTGATTTTTTTTGATGACTATGCGGCCGTTTTCCTTTATGGCCATCAAGCCCCGTGAGATGTCAATACGGGAGCCTTCCTTGCCGCCTCGGGCAAGTTCAATGACATATTCTATGTGAACCTGCTGGACTCCTTTAATATCTCCCAGTATGGCGCCTATGGCCATTCTCACAACCCTACTGGAAATCGCATTATGGAGCGCCGTAAGAGCATCCGTGTCAATCCTGACCTCGCCCTCCATGCTGCAGACTCTGTCAAATTCAGTTTTGGCGCAAGAATTGATATACTCTGCATCATCGCTCAGAAGCGATCCCATTCTTGAAAGAGCTTTTTTCATATCCACATTAAAGTTATCATCCATATAAGGTATCAGCCTAAGCCTTATCTTGTTCCTTGTATATATATCCTCTAGATTCGTGCTGTCAAGTCTGAAGCTTAGTCCTCTTTGGGAAATATAAGCTTCAATCTCCGCCCTGGTCACATCCAGCAAAGGCCTTATTATGCCGTCACGCCTTGAATATTCCATTCCCTTTAGACCTTCAAGCCCCGTGCCCCGCATCATCCTCATTATTAGTGTCTCTGCCTGATCATCAAGATTGTGGGCGACTGCGATTTTGTCTGCACTTAGTTTTTTTTGAAGCTCGAAAAACATGCCGTAGCGCAGCTCCCTGGCCCCTTCTTCAATCGAGAGCCCTTTTTCCCTGGAATAGGCCGGCACATCGTATGCCTTTATAAAGCACATTATGCCTTCTTCCTCGCAGCGCTTCATGCAAAACATGGCATCCTTCTGGGCTTCTATGCCCCTTATTTGATGATTCAAATGCGCAGCATAGAGTCTTATCCCATATTCATCCTTAAGCCTTGAAAGCACGTCCATTAGACACACCGAATCCGGCCCGCCAGAGAGCGCTATTATAACCTTGTCGCCTTTTTTAAGCATAGAATGCTTCTCAATAGTATTTTTTACCTTTTCAAGAATCATACGGCTACCTCGTTTTCAGCTGTATTATTTTCAACGTTTAAGTTTATACCCAATTTGACAAGCATTAATTTTATTAGTTGACTGAAACATAAATAAATAGAGGCAGCTGGAAATCCTCTGCCTCATATTGTCAGCTTATTCTTATATTCATCCTGTTTTTGCCTTCGAATATGCCCGATATGTTTATGTCGTACGCTATATCCACATCCACCTTGCACTGCTTTTCGTCCACATTGACATCCACCGCCGTCGTAAGCAGCTCCATTGAAATATCACCGTGGAATGTCTTGTATTTAGTCTTGAATCTTTTGCCCTTTTCAAAAATCATGTCCGACGTGTTCTGTCCAAGCCTTTTTAGCACAACCTGGTTTTCAAATATCTTGAGAGTAGTTGTTGTCCCCTCCATGCCAGAAAGCTCCGTCTCTTCATAGACTACATATATGACTCCGTCCTCTTTGTAGAAATCCCCTCGGGTTACAAGCTCTATATCGTCTGTATTTCCCTTTGAATCAGTCTGACAAGTTTTTATATTTATCATTACTTCCCTGCTCAAAAAACCACCTCATTAACAAATAGAGCCCCATTAGCTACTAATGTTGCAATAACCATTTTAGCATTAATATTTTTGTATTTCAACAAGTTTTATGCCATCTATGGCCCTGTTGAGGAACTTCTCTCCAACCTGGGAAAACTTTTCCGGATTATCAGAAACGTAATACTCGTATGATGGCTGCGCTCCTCTTTCATTGAGCAGTTTGTGCTTTTGGAGTGTGTCCATTAGGTCCATGGCAGTCTCCTTGGCAGGGTTTACTATTTTGACCGCCTCGCCTACCACCCTTTGTATTGTATCTGTAAGCAAAGGGTAGTGCGTGCAGCCCAGAACAAGTGAATCTATGCCGTCTTCTCTGAGCTCATCCAGATATCTGTGGGCTATAATCTCGGCAACATCAGTATCGTGCCAGCCCTCCTCAACTATCGGCACAAACAGCGGACAAGCCTTTCCTTTCACCTGCACTCTGCTCGATATACTCTTCATCTCAAGCTCATAAGCCCTCGAACCAACAGTTCCTTCCGTACCTATGACTCCCACGACCCCGCTGCTTGTAAGCTCCATTGCCGTTCTCACGCCGGCCTTTATTACACCAACTATGGGAATGTCGTATTTTTGCTGCACTATCGAAAGGCTTCTGGCCGTCGCCGTGTTGCAGGCTATCACTATGGCCTTGACGCCCTTTTCAAGCAGAAAATTTATCGACTGGAACGCATACTTTGTAACTGTTTCAGCAGATCTCGAGCCATATGGAACTCTGGCCGTGTCTCCAAAATAGACTATATTCTCATTTGGCAAAACATTCATTATCTCCTTGAGTACTGTTAGCCCTCCAATACCCGAATCAAAAACTCCTATGGGACTTTCTTTCAATATCTACACCTCTCAAATCTATTTCAAATCTATTTTTCCATTGCCAGCTTTATAAGCTTGTCTATGAGCTCTCTGTAGCCCACTCCGGTTGCCTCCCAAAGCTTTGGGTACATGCTTATCTTTGTGAATCCCGGCATTGTGTTTATCTCATTTAGATATACGGTGCCGCTTTCATGCTCTACGAAAAAATCAATCCTTGATATTCCACTGCCGTCTATGGCCTTGAAAGCCTTTATCGCCATTTCCCTTATCGTGTTTTCAAGCTCTTTGTCTATGCCTGCAGGTATGAGCGTCTTTGACTCATTTGCAAGGTATTTTGCCTCATAATCATAAAAATCCTTGCATGGTATTATTTCGCCTGCCACCGAAGCCTCTACTTCGCTGTTGCCAAGCACGGCGACCTCAATTTCCCTCGCTCTTATGCCCTGCTCCACAACCACCTTCGAGTCGTACTCGAGCGCATTCTTCACGCCTTCGATGAGCTCCGCCCTGCTGCCCACCTTGGATATCCCAACGCTCGAGCCCATGTTTGCAGGCTTTGTGAACATGGGATACCTTAGCCTCTCTTCAGCAATGTCGGCAAAGCCCTGGGGATCATCTGAAAATTCGAATCTGGTCGTATATACATAATCGACCTGGGGTACGCCTTCAAAATCCATTATCTTCTTGAACATTATCTTGTCCATTGCCAGGCTGGAGGCCAGCACCTTGCAGCCCACATATGGGATTTCAGCCATTTCAAAGAGACCCTGTATAGTGCCGTCCTCGCCGCGCGGCCCGTGAAGCACCGGGAAGCAAACATCCACTGGCACCAGGCTTCCATCATTCAATTCTATACCTACCGAGCCCTTTTGAGAAGGTATGAAATTTATTTTCGAGCCCTCTACCTCATGCTCCACCCACTTGCCGCTTTGTATTTCATCAGGTCCACAGCTGCAGTAAGCCCACTTGCCGTTTTTTGCAATTCCTATTGTATGTATGTTGTATTTGTCCTTGTCTATAGCTCTATATACGGATGCCGCCGATTCAAGTGAAACATCGTGTTCTCCGGACTTCCCGCCAAAAAGTATGACAACGTTAAGCTTTTCCATGCCTATAATCCCCCCGGTTCCCTGCAGGAACATTTAGTCTTCTCGTCATTTACATAAATAAATATAATTATATTTTACACATTATCAGCATTCAAGTAAAACACATATTTTCATTCAGGCCAAAAAGAAAAACCAAAACGTCTGCATTTTGGTTTTTCTTTTGTTTTAATATTTGCTTTTCTTTGCCTTTGTCTGCTCCACTATGAACTCCTGCTGCAGCTTTATGTGCTTCATAGCCTTGTGCATGGCAAGCTCGCCGTCCCTTTTTTCTATAGCCTCTATTATGTCCTCATGCTCTTTTATTAGATTTTCGGACTTATGGTACTCGACTATATACATCCTTCTGAACCTGTATATCTGCTCTCTGAGCGAATTGTTCATCTGCATTAGCTTCTTGTTTGTTGTGGCCTTGAAAATAACCTCGTGGAAGGCTATGTCGGACTCGACCATCTTTTCCGGATTGTTCTCCTCGTAAGCCTTCTTGAATATTTCAAGTATCCTCTTGAGCTCTCCAAGGTCTTCCTTCATCATCCTCTGGGCTGCAAGCATTGATGCGAATCCTTCAAGACCTGTTCTTATCTCGAGCACCTCTTCGACGTCCTTTACAGACACATCCGCCACGTATGCGCCCTTCCTTGGTATCATTTCCACAAGCCCTTCAAGCTCAAGCTTTCTTATTGCCTCTCTCACAGGGGTCCTGCTGACACCAAGCTCGTCTGCAAGCTGGACCTCCATGAGCCTTGTTGAGGGCTCAAGCTTTCCAATAAGTATTGCCTCTCTCAAATGTTCGAAAACTATGTCCCTAAGCGGCTTGTAGTTTTCAAGCTTAAGATTGCCTATTTTACCCTTCATTGAATTCAACACCCCTGTTTTCAGTTTTTACCAAATAAGTCTGTTCCCACATTTGCTTCAACCTTGATTCAGCCTTATGGGCATCCTCGAAATTTTTAAATATTCCAAAAACTGTCGGGCCACTGCCCGTCATAATACTTCCAAGCGCCCTTTGATGCATCATTTTGTCCTTTATATGGGATATTACCGAGTATCGGCTCTGCGTGACGCTTTCAAGCACATTCGCCATCCCGCCCGCAAGCGCCTTGATATCGCCTTTTTCAATATATCCTAAAAGCCTTTCAGTATCAGGCCTTGTTCCCATGTTGTCAAGTTTGAGGCTTTTATACACTTCCGCTGTCGAAACCGAAAAATTAGGCTTGCAAACTACTATCCAAACATCCTTGACGTCTTTTATCGTCGTGAGCTTGTCACCTATTCCCTGAGCAAGGACGGTGCCCCCCTCTATGCAAAAGGGAACGTCGGCTCCCAGCTTAAGGCCCAGCTGCTTTAGCTCCTCAGTAGTAAGCCCCAGATTCCAAAGCTTGTTTAGACCCACAAGCACACCAGCCGCGTTGCAGCTTCCGCCCGCCATGCCTGCACCCACCGGAATCCGCTTTTCTATATCGATTTTGATGCCCTTTTCAACTCCGAACATATCCTTCAAAAGTGCAGCCGCCTTGTAAGCAATGTTTCTAGCATCACTCGGTACAATACTGCTGCTGCACGTTAGCGTTATTCCCTTGCCGGGAGCATCGCCGAGCGTTATAAGATCATAAAGATCTATAGTTTGCATTATCATCTCAACAAGATGATATCCATCATCTCTTTTCCCTACAACATCTATAGAAAAATTAACCTTAGCCCTTGTTTTCAGCTTGATTTCCATAATATCTCCTCCGAAAATTTCAGGCGGCTTTGCAGCTAAAATACTGGCAGCCCGAAACTACAGCGCATATTATTATATACTGTATATATTATACTATAAAATACAAAAAAAATACAAAGGCATTTGTATCTATTGCGAAAATAAAAAAGCCGCCTTTATTTATCTAATAAAGACAGCCCTTCTTAAATCAATTTTTATTTTATTAATTCGGCATTCCTGAAATTATCTGCCTCTTACCTTCTATCGGCTTTACTTCCAGTCTGACTGTAGATGTCAGCACATCGGAATAACTGTAGGAAACTCTTGTAGTATTATTATATTCATCGTCGATTTTTACAACAAATATGCTAGGGTAGGTGTTTTCGATTATTCCCTCTTTTACTACTATCTTCTTCCTGCCCTTGTTAGCCCTTAGGACTATTTTTTTTCCGAGGTGCTTTTCAATGTTTTTTCTGATCGCGTCCAACGTATTTTTATTGGCCAAAAAAAATCACCCGCCTCTTTTTTTATGTTTACATAATAGTATGTTTCTTTTTTCGCTATGTTTACATAATAACATATTTCAAGACGGATGTCAAACAGTTAACTTTATATTTTACATATATTTAATTTGGGTGTCAATACATTTTTTCAAATAAATTCCCTACTATTTTCAACAACTTCAGAGTTTTTTATCATTTTCAAGATACAAAAAAACATCGCGATTACCAAAAAAATATATTGATTTTTTTAATATTCCCTCATGGTTATATGAAATACTTTTTGTACGCCGCCCCAGGCATACGTTTTCCCGCAAATACGAATTATATGTCGGTTTTAGAATTTAAAATTCTCCATATCAAATCTTATTGTTTCGCCTTCGCCCAACTCTGTTCTTCCAATAATGACCTGGAGAGTTCTGGCTATCATTATAGATGCCGCAAATGAAGCTGTAAAATATGTCATGCTTCCCTTTTCAAGAAGCTCCCTGGCATAAGCTGCATATTCCCTTTCAAACAGTTCTCCCTTTGGCGGGCATATGCATACAGCACCTTTCCACCCCCCTATACTTGCGCTGACAAGCGGAGTGCTGGTCTCATTCGAGAGTTCCCTGAGAAACAACTTGGTATCCATGTTGCTGCTGCAATCGAATATGAAGTCTACACCTTCTATTTTCACGCTCCTTATGTCGTCGTTTATCCCGCTAAAGAGTACATCAGAATTGATCTCCTTCACCCGCTCCCTTGCAACGTATACCTTTTCCTTGCCAATGTTCTTTTCGGTTGAAAAAGGCTGCCTGTTGAGGTTTGATATCACAAAAGCCTCGTTGTCTACCGCCATCATCCTGCCTACCCCGAGTCTTGCAAACCCCTCTATTACAAATCCGCCTACAGAGCCGCACCCTGCCACCAGTATCTTCTTGTTTCTTATCAGTTCATGCTCCTGCATGCTTATTGCACCTATGTCCTTAGTATACCTCATAAGATACACCTCCTCATTTAATTGATTAATACCCCGTTTAGGCACTTTTCAACGCTCTATGCAACAAAAGCGGGAATCCAAACTTTACGCTTGCAAGGCTTGCAATAAAAGTTTGGATTCCCGCTTTATATTCTATAATGGTCATTCAATTATCCGTTTAATAAGCTCTATGGCCCTGGACTGGTCTATGAAGTAAGGACTTGTAGCTACCGTAACAACACTAGCTGCGGCGTAGAGCTCTTTTATCTTTTCAAACCTGAGATCAAAATCAATGTAGTCCATATCATCCGAAAAGATATCCATATCTATGTCGAGTACTATGTCGCCCTCTATGCGCTCCTTGAAAGCTCTGCTGCTGTCTATTATAAGTACATCCCTGAAAAGCCCCAGCCTCAAGGCAGGTTTTATGAAATTGCCCACATTGAGCTCAAAGTTCGTATATTCGAATACCTCCGCTTCGTTCTCAACAGAATCTATATATGCCGCCGGCTCCCTCATGTCCTTGTGCTGATCGACATGCACAAGGAGCGATCCCTTTTCAAAGCGACCTTCACTCAGGGCCCTGCTCCAGAAATAAAAGGCGTGGTTGTGGTTGTCGAATATATACACCTTCTTGCCGCTGACTTCGAGCTCCAGGAAACTCCTCAGGCCATGGCAGCACTGCTCCTGGCCTTCACACACCTCGCAAAATGCAATTTCAGCCGAAACCTGGAGGCTGCTCAGGCTTTCTGGTCCCGCCTTTACGAGAGGCGCCACATATATGCGCTTTTGAGTTCGCTCAGCGTATGAAAATGCGTTGTTGCCCGCGGGCTTTTCTATATAAAATCCGTTATAGCGTTCCATGATTATTCACCTTAACCGATTCAATGTCAAACATGCTCCAGGGGTATTCTTTAGGCGGATATGCGAAAAAATCCATCCTCTCCTTAAGCGTAGGATGCATGAAGCTTATATGATACGACCAGAGCGCTATCTGCTCACCCGCTGTATTCACACGAGCTCCGTACCTTTGGTCGCCATAGAGCGGGCAACCTCTGCTTGCAAACTGCACCCTTATCTGATGAGGCCTTCCCGTTTCGAGCTCTATTCGCACAAGGCAAAGTCCGTCAGCTTCGCCCTCGACACCGTACGAGAGCAGCGCCTTCTTGGCGCCTTCTTCACCTTCTTTTACAACACTGACCTGGTTTTTCTTGCTGTCCTTTACAAGATAGTCCTCGAGCCTTGCGTTCCTTTTTTCCGGGCAGCCGCGCAGCACTGCCAGATATCCCTTTTTGAGACTCCTGCTTCTAATCTCTTCAGAGAGCCTGGAGGCAGCCTTAGATGTCCTTGCAAACACCATGACTCCGCCCACGGGCCTGTCAAGCCTGTGTACAAGACCTATATACACATTCCCGGGTTTGCTATACTTTTCCTTTACGTATTCTTTGCAGAGCGTCAGCATGTCAGCATCGCCCGTGCTGTCCTCCTGCGAGAGCACATTTGGAGGTTTTACGACAACAAGTATGTGGTTGTCCTCATAGAGTACATCAAGCTTCATTACTCTTCTTCCCATCTTCCGAATATTCCGCAAGGGAGTATGAGGTCGTTTCTTGAAGCCGGTATTCCTACCTCTCCCGAGTATATCCTGCCTGCGTATTTTTGCCCCATCGAGAGCTTAAGTATGTTTTCAACTACGTATGGCGAAAATCCTGATGTGTACGAATTGATCAGGAAGAAAAGCGGCCTGTCGGAAAGCAATTGCATGCAAAGCTCCACAAGAGGGAACAGCTCATCTTCTATCTTCCATATCTCGCCCTTTGGACCCCTTCCGTAAGAAGGAGGATCCATTATTATAGCATCATACTTGCTTCCTCGTCTTATCTCCCTTTTTACAAACTTTATTACATCGTCCACAATATACCTGACTTTTCTTTCCGCAAGCCCCGAAAGCTCTATGTTCTCCTTGGCCCATGCTATCATGCCCTTAGCCGCATCTACATGGACTACCTCCTGCGCTCCCGCATATGCGCTTGCAACAGTCGCCCCGCCTGTATACGCAAACAGATTGAGCACCTTTATCGGCCTTCCAGCCGACGATATCTTGTCTATTATCCAGTCCCAGTTTGAAGACTGCTCCGGGAAAAGGCCTGTATGCTTGAAGCCCGTAGGCTTTATATGGAACGAAAGTCCCTTGTAGTTTACTGTCCATCGCTCGGGAGTCCTCTTGTAGAACTCCCAATTCCCGCCCCCCTTGCTGCTTCTGTGGTAGTGTCCATGAGGTTTCTTCCACATGTCCCACTCCTGCACAAGAGGCCATATAGCCTGCGGATCCGGCCTTCTGAGTATATACTCGCCCCATCTTTCGAGCTTTTCTCCCCCGCCTGAATCTATAAGTTCATATTCATTCCATTCATCAGCTAAAAGCAGCATTCAAAATACCTCCATTTATGATAAGACTAACTATTTATTATACCTCAAGAGTATTAATAAAAAAAGAGCAGGAATTTATACTCCTGCTCCTCCAATGTTATCACAAAATGCAACCTAAGCTCCTATTTCTTTTTGAAGTTCGAAATGTCGGCCTCCTGGCTGACCGCCTCCATAAGCTTGGGGTATGCTCCTGCATCGCCTATTATTATGCCTCCCACAAGCTTGCCATCCTTGAATATGAGCTTTTTGAACTTTTCTCCCGAAGCATCCTGTGTCACAATCTTTTCCGTTCCCTCTTCCAGCAGGGTCTGCCCTATGCAGTTGACACTAGTTCCAAATGAATTCGTAACAATCGAGGTCACACCGTCGTGGAACTCTGCCTGTCTTCCGATCGCGTTCATAGCCGCAATCTTGCCCATTTGCATGGCATGCATCCAGTTGCCAAAGCCCCTTCCTTCAAGCTCAACCACATCACCACACGCAAAAACACCTTCTGCGCTTGTCCTCATCATTCTATCTACCACTATTCCCTTGTTGCACTCTATGCCTGCCTCCCTGGCTATGGCAAGATTTGGCCTTATCCCCACGGAAAACAATACTATGTCTGCTTCCATAGTCATTCCGCTTTCGAACTCCACAGACTCAACTCTGTCAGTCCCCGAAATTTTTACAACCCTGTCCTGAAGGACCACATCCACTCCTTTTTGCCTTACCACACCTTCCAGAAACTTGCCGCTTTCAAGGCACAGTTGGTTTGAAAGGAGTCTGTCGGATGTGTTGCTTATTGTTACATCAAGCCCCGTCTGCTTCATGCCCCACGCCGCCTCTATCCCCAGAAGTCCGCCGCCTATTACAACAGCTTTTTGGCAGTCGCCCATCCACTCCTTTATCTTGTATGCGTCATCGAGTGTCTTGAGAGTAAATACGCCCTTTAGCTCCGCGCCCTCTGTGGGCGGCAGGAAGCTGCTGCCTCCGTGGGAGAGTATAAGCCTGTCATATTCTACAGTCTCTCCTGTATCCGTAGTTATAGACTTCAAAGCCGTATCAATGCTCATAACCTTTGTATTCAGCATGAGTCTTATCCCACTCTGCTTGTACCAGGCTTCCTCCTTCAAAAAAAAGTTTCTTCCAAGTTCTCTCTCTCCAAGGAAATGTGATAGCCTTGGCCTGAAATATGATACATATTTTTCTTCGGCTATAAGCGTTATTTCGCACTCCTCTCCATGATTTGCAAGCGTTTCTGCCGCATAATACCCCGCTGCTCCATTCCCCACGATGACAACTCTATTTTTCAAACAGCTCACCCCCATATTTGTCTGCTCTATGTGCGATTTTCATAATATTTTTATACCCTATGGAATTATTTGCAAACCACTCTTTAGCGTGTTTATACGTACTCTCATGGGGTATATAATATCTTGTAATGCAACAGCCTCAAAACTGACTGTTGCTGCAATGCAAATCCATGACATGCAGCCAAACGCTGATTGTCAATGCAAATACTAATACTACACTTTGGGAGGTTATGAAAAATGGCAAGCGAAAAGATGCTTCAAGCTTTGAACGAACAAATCCAAAAGGAATTCAGCTCTTCATATATCTACATGGCAATGGAGGCCTGGTTTGCTGAAAACAACCTCGACGGATTTTCAAACTATTTTAGAATTCAGGCCCTTGAGGAAAAGGACCACGCCTACAAGATATTTGACTATGTAAACAGGCTAGGCGGCAAAGTGACACTGGAAGAGATACCAAAACCAAAGTCGGACTACGCAGACGTGGCTGAAGTTGTGGCTGCTGCTCTTGAACACGAAAAATTCATAACAGCCTCTATAAACAAGCTTATGGATCAGGCTGTCAAAGAAAAAGACCATGCCACAATATCATTCTTGAACTGGTTCATAGACGAGCAGATGGAAGAAGAAGAAAATGCCCTGAAGGTTCTCAACTACGTCAATA
Coding sequences within it:
- the ftsH gene encoding ATP-dependent zinc metalloprotease FtsH; this encodes MQKFFKGASFYLLIFIIIVSVVQFFGKPAEEVVDMKFSKVYQMLEKEQIGEITFTNEQIQGTVKATGQKFTSYIPYAVSKEQLSQIILKQASGGKLVVSGEPEPGTPWFFEILPSVFMILIFVVFWFVFMQQSQGGGNRVMNFGKSRAKLHKENEKSKVTFNDVAGLDEEKEELQEVVDFLKNPKKYTELGARIPKGLLLVGPPGTGKTYLTKAVAGEAGVPFFSISGSDFVEMFVGVGASRVRDLFEQAKKSAPCIVFIDEIDAVGRRRGAGLGGGHDEREQTLNQLLVEMDGFGINEGIIIMAATNRPDILDPALLRPGRFDRQVVVGVPDIKGREAILRVHSKHKPLADDVDLKVLARRTPGFTPADIENLMNEAALLTARKKEKHIKMDTIEEAITKVIAGPAKKSRVISERERRLTAYHEAGHAVVATLLPDTDPVHQVTIIPRGRAGGFTMILPKEEKYYATKREMEEQLIHLLGGRVAEKLVLKDISTGAQNDLERVSHIARAMVTKYGMSEKLGSMTFGEASDEVFLGKDFTTRKNYSEEIASEIDREIRRIVDEAYDKTLKLLEENLATLDNVARALLKFETLDSEQFKMAFEGTLVVTEEDLEIIKVEKAELAELVVQEKEDKKKATHVEKAKEAIQTSTTMDSEN
- the tilS gene encoding tRNA lysidine(34) synthetase TilS, with product MILEKVKNTIEKHSMLKKGDKVIIALSGGPDSVCLMDVLSRLKDEYGIRLYAAHLNHQIRGIEAQKDAMFCMKRCEEEGIMCFIKAYDVPAYSREKGLSIEEGARELRYGMFFELQKKLSADKIAVAHNLDDQAETLIMRMMRGTGLEGLKGMEYSRRDGIIRPLLDVTRAEIEAYISQRGLSFRLDSTNLEDIYTRNKIRLRLIPYMDDNFNVDMKKALSRMGSLLSDDAEYINSCAKTEFDRVCSMEGEVRIDTDALTALHNAISSRVVRMAIGAILGDIKGVQQVHIEYVIELARGGKEGSRIDISRGLMAIKENGRIVIKKNQAPDSNAEKMSFHYDLESEGSVRIEEIGVRVQTKIIDKGDSLHIERDRHTAYFDFDKVKGKLSITSRMEGDRIRPIGLGGTKKLKDLFIDLKIEREKRDYIPVLRDENGVMWVMGYRLSEAYRVDAHTKRLLKVTFTEL
- a CDS encoding GntR family transcriptional regulator, whose amino-acid sequence is MKGKIGNLKLENYKPLRDIVFEHLREAILIGKLEPSTRLMEVQLADELGVSRTPVREAIRKLELEGLVEMIPRKGAYVADVSVKDVEEVLEIRTGLEGFASMLAAQRMMKEDLGELKRILEIFKKAYEENNPEKMVESDIAFHEVIFKATTNKKLMQMNNSLREQIYRFRRMYIVEYHKSENLIKEHEDIIEAIEKRDGELAMHKAMKHIKLQQEFIVEQTKAKKSKY
- the murI gene encoding glutamate racemase produces the protein MKESPIGVFDSGIGGLTVLKEIMNVLPNENIVYFGDTARVPYGSRSAETVTKYAFQSINFLLEKGVKAIVIACNTATARSLSIVQQKYDIPIVGVIKAGVRTAMELTSSGVVGVIGTEGTVGSRAYELEMKSISSRVQVKGKACPLFVPIVEEGWHDTDVAEIIAHRYLDELREDGIDSLVLGCTHYPLLTDTIQRVVGEAVKIVNPAKETAMDLMDTLQKHKLLNERGAQPSYEYYVSDNPEKFSQVGEKFLNRAIDGIKLVEIQKY
- a CDS encoding DUF1934 domain-containing protein yields the protein MINIKTCQTDSKGNTDDIELVTRGDFYKEDGVIYVVYEETELSGMEGTTTTLKIFENQVVLKRLGQNTSDMIFEKGKRFKTKYKTFHGDISMELLTTAVDVNVDEKQCKVDVDIAYDINISGIFEGKNRMNIRIS
- the ispE gene encoding 4-(cytidine 5'-diphospho)-2-C-methyl-D-erythritol kinase — encoded protein: MEIKLKTRAKVNFSIDVVGKRDDGYHLVEMIMQTIDLYDLITLGDAPGKGITLTCSSSIVPSDARNIAYKAAALLKDMFGVEKGIKIDIEKRIPVGAGMAGGSCNAAGVLVGLNKLWNLGLTTEELKQLGLKLGADVPFCIEGGTVLAQGIGDKLTTIKDVKDVWIVVCKPNFSVSTAEVYKSLKLDNMGTRPDTERLLGYIEKGDIKALAGGMANVLESVTQSRYSVISHIKDKMMHQRALGSIMTGSGPTVFGIFKNFEDAHKAESRLKQMWEQTYLVKTENRGVEFNEG
- a CDS encoding D-alanine--D-alanine ligase family protein; translated protein: MEKLNVVILFGGKSGEHDVSLESAASVYRAIDKDKYNIHTIGIAKNGKWAYCSCGPDEIQSGKWVEHEVEGSKINFIPSQKGSVGIELNDGSLVPVDVCFPVLHGPRGEDGTIQGLFEMAEIPYVGCKVLASSLAMDKIMFKKIMDFEGVPQVDYVYTTRFEFSDDPQGFADIAEERLRYPMFTKPANMGSSVGISKVGSRAELIEGVKNALEYDSKVVVEQGIRAREIEVAVLGNSEVEASVAGEIIPCKDFYDYEAKYLANESKTLIPAGIDKELENTIREMAIKAFKAIDGSGISRIDFFVEHESGTVYLNEINTMPGFTKISMYPKLWEATGVGYRELIDKLIKLAMEK